In a genomic window of Bacillus rossius redtenbacheri isolate Brsri chromosome 4 unlocalized genomic scaffold, Brsri_v3 Brsri_v3_scf4_2, whole genome shotgun sequence:
- the LOC134542230 gene encoding uncharacterized protein LOC134542230 isoform X1, translating to MKNSFLEFQLVSNSEHSINHGSETAETIPKIRENSFSDAEHFRGDDVFTSNEDDRTLEITDTNTNKLEFRMEGRRIVDLGYLVDSIMSIGRHYPFDCTFSDMKLINEKRLGFCSVLTFKCLMCNMIKHVRTEKPDQAAELMNVNAAVVSGVVTTGGGYSQLEEMCASVSMPCISRDTWQVYHGQVSESINKTLQDVMREAGAEEAELAKAAGEVDKDGIPLIVVVADGAWAKRSYKTKYDALSGVGAIIGYRTKKVLFVGVRNKYCSICDRQLEEGKSVKSHKCAKNWDGPSSSMEQDIIVEGFLQSVSMHGLKYHKLIGDGDSSVHRKLIDCMPYGPTLPIQKIECRNHILRNYANKIRDVCKNNKLGDVHLRNSVLSKIKRLRTAVVSGIKYRKAQINIYQHLRVTELKKDILNSPYHVFGDHSCCQERNYFCDGSSKPGEVNIVPLLKETSILDELQVAVQRVAHNASSLIYDVDNNVSELFNSIIAKTVGGKRVNFSLRDSYQTRCNAAAISMNAKSDLHRLIHKTSVKRSPGIHTKKFIERRRKRMENSKRRRLNFKKSKKNKNSGATFSEANDDYGLGASEIQEDMTN from the exons ATGAAAAATTCATTCTTAGAATTTCAATTGGTATCCAATTCAGAACACAGTATCAACCACGGGAGTGAAACGGCAGAAACAATTCCTAAAATAAGGGAAAATAGCTTCTCAGATGCAGAACATTTCCGTGGGGATGATGTATTTACTTCAAATGAAGATGATAG aACTCTTGAAATCACTGATACGAACACAAATAAACTTGAATTTCGTATGGAAGGCAGAAGAATTGTGGACCTAGGCTATCTTGTAGACAGCATTATGTCTATTGGACGTCATTATCCATTTGACTGCACGTTTTCGGACATGAAACTTATCAACGAAAAACGCTTAGGtttctgcagtgttttaacttttaaatgtttaatgtgcAATATGATTAAACACGTTCGCACAGAAAAACCTGATCAGGCTGCCGAACTTATGAATGTCAACGCGGCTGTAGTTTCGGGTGTTGTAACAACCGGAGGTGGCTACTCGCAACTGGAAGAAATGTGTGCTTCTGTTAGTATGCCGTGTATATCGAGAGATACCTGGCAGGTATACCATGGCCAGGTGTCTGAATCTATAAATAAGACACTTCAAGACGTCATGAGAGAAGCTGGAGCAGAAGAGGCTGAGTTGGCAAAGGCTGCTGGCGAGGTTGACAAGGATGGAATCCCTCTAATTGTAGTCGTCGCGGATGGTGCCTGGGCTAAACGATCATACAAAACCAAGTATGATGCACTTTCTGGTGTG GGTGCCATCATTGGATACAGAACTAAGAAAGTTCTTTTTGTTGGAGTTCGTAACAAATATTGTTCTATTTGTGATCGACAGTTGGAAGAAGGAAAATCAGTTAAGTCACACAAAtgtgccaaaaattgggatggtCCTTCATCGTCAATGGAACAAGATATCATTGTTGAAGGTTTTTTGCAGAGTGTTAGTATGCATGGTTTGAAATATCATAAGCTGATTGGTGATGGTGACTCCAGCGTACACAGGAAACTAATTGACTGTATGCCATATGGCCCTACACTTCCAATTCAAAAAATTGAATGCCGCAATCACATTTTGCGTAATTATGCAAACAAAATTCGTGATGTTTGCAAAAACAACAAACTAGGCGATGTGCATTTGAGAAATAGTGTTCTCAGCAAAATTAAAAGATTAAGAACAGCTGTTGTTTCAGGAATCAAATATAGAAAAGCACAGATCAACATTTATCAGCACTTAAGGGTTACAGAACTGAAAAAAGACATATTGAATAGTCCTTATCATGTTTTCGGTGATCACTCATGCTGCCAAGAAAGAAACTATTTTTGCGATGGTTCTTCTAAACCAGGAGAAGTTAACATTGTACCACTTTTGAAAGAGACTTCTATTTTGGATGAATTACAAGTCGCAGTTCAACGGGTTGCACATAATGCATCCAGTTTAATTTACGATGTAGACAACAACGTTTCAGAACTTTTCAATTCAATCATAGCAAAAACAGTTGGAGGTAAAAGAGTAAATTTTTCTCTTCGTGACTCGTACCAAACAAGGTGTAATGCAGCGGCAATCTCTATGAATGCAAAATCTGACTTGCACAGACTCATTCATAAAACCTCAGTGAAAAGAAGTCCTGGCATCCATACGAAGAAATTTATTGAGAGACGCAGAAAAAGAATGGAAAATAGCAAACGTCGCCGACTTAACTTCAAAAAAagcaagaaaaacaaaaacagtGGAGCTACATTTTCTGAAGCAAATGATGATTATGGTTTAGGTGCATCAGAGATCCAAGAAGATATGACAAACTGA
- the LOC134542230 gene encoding uncharacterized protein LOC134542230 isoform X2: MEGRRIVDLGYLVDSIMSIGRHYPFDCTFSDMKLINEKRLGFCSVLTFKCLMCNMIKHVRTEKPDQAAELMNVNAAVVSGVVTTGGGYSQLEEMCASVSMPCISRDTWQVYHGQVSESINKTLQDVMREAGAEEAELAKAAGEVDKDGIPLIVVVADGAWAKRSYKTKYDALSGVGAIIGYRTKKVLFVGVRNKYCSICDRQLEEGKSVKSHKCAKNWDGPSSSMEQDIIVEGFLQSVSMHGLKYHKLIGDGDSSVHRKLIDCMPYGPTLPIQKIECRNHILRNYANKIRDVCKNNKLGDVHLRNSVLSKIKRLRTAVVSGIKYRKAQINIYQHLRVTELKKDILNSPYHVFGDHSCCQERNYFCDGSSKPGEVNIVPLLKETSILDELQVAVQRVAHNASSLIYDVDNNVSELFNSIIAKTVGGKRVNFSLRDSYQTRCNAAAISMNAKSDLHRLIHKTSVKRSPGIHTKKFIERRRKRMENSKRRRLNFKKSKKNKNSGATFSEANDDYGLGASEIQEDMTN, from the exons ATGGAAGGCAGAAGAATTGTGGACCTAGGCTATCTTGTAGACAGCATTATGTCTATTGGACGTCATTATCCATTTGACTGCACGTTTTCGGACATGAAACTTATCAACGAAAAACGCTTAGGtttctgcagtgttttaacttttaaatgtttaatgtgcAATATGATTAAACACGTTCGCACAGAAAAACCTGATCAGGCTGCCGAACTTATGAATGTCAACGCGGCTGTAGTTTCGGGTGTTGTAACAACCGGAGGTGGCTACTCGCAACTGGAAGAAATGTGTGCTTCTGTTAGTATGCCGTGTATATCGAGAGATACCTGGCAGGTATACCATGGCCAGGTGTCTGAATCTATAAATAAGACACTTCAAGACGTCATGAGAGAAGCTGGAGCAGAAGAGGCTGAGTTGGCAAAGGCTGCTGGCGAGGTTGACAAGGATGGAATCCCTCTAATTGTAGTCGTCGCGGATGGTGCCTGGGCTAAACGATCATACAAAACCAAGTATGATGCACTTTCTGGTGTG GGTGCCATCATTGGATACAGAACTAAGAAAGTTCTTTTTGTTGGAGTTCGTAACAAATATTGTTCTATTTGTGATCGACAGTTGGAAGAAGGAAAATCAGTTAAGTCACACAAAtgtgccaaaaattgggatggtCCTTCATCGTCAATGGAACAAGATATCATTGTTGAAGGTTTTTTGCAGAGTGTTAGTATGCATGGTTTGAAATATCATAAGCTGATTGGTGATGGTGACTCCAGCGTACACAGGAAACTAATTGACTGTATGCCATATGGCCCTACACTTCCAATTCAAAAAATTGAATGCCGCAATCACATTTTGCGTAATTATGCAAACAAAATTCGTGATGTTTGCAAAAACAACAAACTAGGCGATGTGCATTTGAGAAATAGTGTTCTCAGCAAAATTAAAAGATTAAGAACAGCTGTTGTTTCAGGAATCAAATATAGAAAAGCACAGATCAACATTTATCAGCACTTAAGGGTTACAGAACTGAAAAAAGACATATTGAATAGTCCTTATCATGTTTTCGGTGATCACTCATGCTGCCAAGAAAGAAACTATTTTTGCGATGGTTCTTCTAAACCAGGAGAAGTTAACATTGTACCACTTTTGAAAGAGACTTCTATTTTGGATGAATTACAAGTCGCAGTTCAACGGGTTGCACATAATGCATCCAGTTTAATTTACGATGTAGACAACAACGTTTCAGAACTTTTCAATTCAATCATAGCAAAAACAGTTGGAGGTAAAAGAGTAAATTTTTCTCTTCGTGACTCGTACCAAACAAGGTGTAATGCAGCGGCAATCTCTATGAATGCAAAATCTGACTTGCACAGACTCATTCATAAAACCTCAGTGAAAAGAAGTCCTGGCATCCATACGAAGAAATTTATTGAGAGACGCAGAAAAAGAATGGAAAATAGCAAACGTCGCCGACTTAACTTCAAAAAAagcaagaaaaacaaaaacagtGGAGCTACATTTTCTGAAGCAAATGATGATTATGGTTTAGGTGCATCAGAGATCCAAGAAGATATGACAAACTGA